Genomic segment of Mercurialis annua linkage group LG6, ddMerAnnu1.2, whole genome shotgun sequence:
TAGAAAGTTTTAGAGttagaatataaaatgtttaattCACCGTTAAACATGATTACATACCTTCCGCATGCCAGAATGAGCCCGGATTTACGTGAACCATATTATGCATTATGTCATTGATACATCCGAAGGATTCATGCCAGTCCCCGTAAACAGAAGCAATTGCCTTCTCCTTTGCATACCACATTCTTTTATATGGAGGTCTCACTCTATGTTCATCCCAAATGCCAGCAATAAGGGTATTAACGCGTATGTCACGCTGCTCCATCACTTCCCTCCGCACGTATTTCGCAATTTCTCGTGCCCCAAAATTTCTATGATTAGCATTTGGCACCAGCTCATTGCACGTATGCGGCCCGATATATTTTGTGCATGTCCACGTATGAGTTGCTTGAAGCAGAGTTGCACGCAGCCACCATTTGCAAATAGGATTATACCTACATGCAAACACAACAGTATAGTTGGTTGTCCGGCGACTTTTGTGCTCCCTCCCATTCTCAACAGAATAAGCAGTAGCGCATGCCTGAACAGAAGCACGATTTGGGAAGATCATCCCAACTTGGAACTCCATCCCAGGATTCCACATAAGGTTCTCATCAGATTCTGGTGCCACATCAAAATCATCCAAATTGACATGGTTAAAACCTTCTGGGAGTTGCGATTGGTACACTGTGTCTTCTCCAGAATCATGATCATTGCAATCCTCTTGCTCTTCTGCCTCTTCCTCGCAACCAAAAAAAtcctcttcatcatcttcatcttcatcactCCCTATCTCCGACCCACTCGATTCACTCAGAACCAACTGATCCACAGAGACATCGTGACAAACGACAGCACGATACTCGACGTAAAATTCTAAAGTATCAAGCCCTCGGTACCGCATCGTCTCTCtcaaaattccaaaaatatgCTCGTTGTTTTCCACTGAGTACAACGAGTAGGAGACAATACGACCACTTTCAATTTTTGGAAGCCGAAAGTAGATTTTTGTAATCTCCACTTCCGAGTCCGTAGCTACTGCCCTTATACAAATATTTCTCAATTCTTCAAAATTCATCCTATCAATAATTGGCATATCCGCCCGACGGCCGCCCTGGTATTCTACTCCAGCCGGAGAGCTTACCATACGACCATCGCACCATATCACAAACGATAGGTTTAAGGTCGCCATTGctacaaattttatcaaaataaatatacatacaacttattttagcattttttcaaattcattaaataaagtttaattttttcagcaatattttttttgtcattttttcacaatttatactatttttttaaaaaacttaatatttaactaaattacaatttctCAATAAACTAGAATAACACCTACATTTTTGCTAACAGTCactaattgaaaaatataacatattaataatttatactaacACTTCGTATTTTTAACAGGTACACatacttaataaataattaaatacctaacatttaagttatattaatctatttttttctaatttaatataaaaataaaaaatgaaaagtaaattTACCTCTTGTAGTCCTCCTCCAATAgtgctaaaataataaaattcgccccaaaaataaaaataaaatccgcTCCAAAACCGCTCCAAATCCGCTCTAAAACCGCTTGAGAGATAATAATTGAGAGAGTTTAAGTGTGAGGAAAATGAGGGCGCTGAGCCCCCATTTTATAGAATGcaatccgcgatttaatatcgcggatTGCATTCAAATTTTGACCGTTGGAAGCTGTGCTTCCAACGGTCAACAGATTCCCTGCCAGTGGCAGGGAATCTGTAAATGCCatccgcgatattaaatcgcggatggCATTTAAGTAAGGTTAATCTTTTGATTAACCTTACTTAATatcatccgcgatttaatatcgcggatGACCACGTCATCCGCaatattaaatcgcggatgaCGTGGGGCCAGGCACTAATTTGGGATTAATTCCCATACAGGCaccaaaatgtaatttttgaaagCCCGTAGGCACAGATCCGTCAAAAACCCGCAAGTATCATCTAGTTGTTGCGGGCTTCTTTTAAAGAAAATTCAACATATTTGTTAACTCTGGCTTTATATGCTAAATTCCAACAATCATAAAATTCCATACtgatattttttcttctttttgtttctGTTCTAATTTTCTAGATGATTAGCAATCCCTACTTTTGAAAAGAAAACACCTATTTCAATAAAagttgattattattattttcaaagaaaagttgattattattattttcaaagaaAAGTTGATAATTAATCACAATTTAACAGAGACTAGTTTGTTAAATCAACATATTTGCTCCCTTGTCCTCTTTCTTAGTCTGAAAGACTTGTTAATCAACATTTTCCCTTATTTTTCATCTTCCTTAATCAGAAGGGTATAATAATATAGCTAaggccaaatgattaaaaaggaccaaactttttataaaaattttaatccaaactttttatgaaagtttcataaaagtccacctgaaatatataattttgtttcaattatgtcAAACTATGCGATTTTGTTTATGTGACGTTGATGTGTTCAtcgccacgtaggcgccacatcaATAAAATCTTCGTAATTGGACATTATTGAACCGAAAACTTGCGTTTTCggacaaatttgataaaattgaaagatttaaatttttgtggAATTTTCATAAAAGGCTTGGCTTTTTTTAGCCACTTGGCTTATAGTTAAGGCTGTTGTACTTTGTGAAATTTGGCATCAGCAGTCTTTATCAAATTGCTATAGAACTCTTAAATTGTAAAGAAATTGCCACATTAAATTGGCCTAATGGGAGAATGCTGCACTCATTATAATTTTCCCCAACTGCTAtgagttaaaaataatttggagcaatgaaacattaggattggcTTGACATGAATAAGTTTGGCATTAATCTTCACATGGCTCCAACAAATTGCCTAATACTATTCAAAAAGACCAAATTGTGTACAGTTCTTAATTTTGCAAATAACCAGTCAATACAGAACGCCTCGAAAGTAGCCTTAATTCATGTATTTGAATGAATGATTCAATCTTTCTCCAACCCCACAAGTTGCTCATGTCATGTCCTTATCAAACTTATTCTGCCTCTTAAATTTGTATGCTTTGATTacccttaatttaattaaaaatctgCTTCTTAAATTTGTATGTGTTGATAATAATTGATGTAGttatcaaattaatttgaaaatttgtcaaactaactttgatattaaatatattaatttatataattatatttattttattatgataaCAATAATACTACACagaatatgaatatatatatatatttttaagttacaattgaatttataatttattagcagttatatatatttttttaagttacaatagaaattataatttattaacgGTTATATATATTCTAAAGTTACAATTgaaattatattctaaaatatttttgtttatatctgACACTAACAATAGCTGAACAGACATAGGCATAAGCTAATAGCTAAATTGTCGTCTTTTTTATGCCTCGTCTTCTAAGAAAGAGACTCAGACAATTCGCCTCATATTTTAAAAGCTATAATTGAACTTGGTCTAACATCTGCCATACAAATAATATTAGACAATAGACATGCTACAATAGTTGTGTACTCTTGcaaactttttcaaaaattattgattagaattaaaatattgaTAACGTTTCTTTATTGCTACTGATGATTATCagttttattgttaaattaataAAGAGATAATCTATTGAGAAAATTAGCCCATATACTGTTTTGGGTCAAAATATTGTGGTTTTTACGGTGaccaaattcattttaattttttacggttacaaactttttttttttgatttaacaatatatattttacacaaataaatttataaatttgacaAATACTTAACTGTTAATTCAGCAAACCCACAATCAATTCGTTACTTTCCTATTTCTTAAGATTTTCTCTAGATTTTTGGGACTTTATATGTACTTTCCTTTTCCTCATATATTTTCCCTAGATTCTTGCCTTCAATCTGTAACTCCTATCATTAACAAAATATTTCCCATTTTGTTTAGAAATTAGGTTGAATATCTTCTGAAAATGACGAAAACAAGGGCTGCCAAAAAACCCACCTCCAACCGAGAAATCTCTTCATCTCTTTCAGCCCGCCTCCGACGCAAGCCCTCCGCCATCGCGACCGCCATCGAGTTTGTTTTTGCTGCAGCCCTCAGCTAACTATTTGTCTCAAGCCCGCAGCTGCCAAGCTGCCGCCGTACGTCCAAAAATCGCTGATATGAAGCCATGGAGGAGACGACAGAAACGTCAAGAAATCCGTTGATGTCAGGGTAATTGTTCTAAAAAATCCTTATATGTTATTGCTTTTAGAGTTCAGAATCCGGCATcgtctttaattaaaattcctttGATCTTATAATAAACAACAACCTTCAATGTTGTCATTCctgcattttttaaaaataattactgtcAGTATCCATGTTAGTTAACCATTAGATAACTATTAGTACACTATTAGTTAACTCATAACAGAAACTTTAATTCTGCAAGCATTTCTAAAGTTTTTGAATcgtctttgttattttttatattgcagtTTTTTTTCTGCAAACTGATGAATAAAACGATGAACGAAGGCGGTTTGAGTTGAACGAAGAAAGCAGTCGTTGGAGTGGGACGAAGATAGGCGAATGATGAACGAAAGCGAAGGATAAACGAAGGCGCGGTGTCTGGCAGctgttgtctttttttttattataattgggATATTGGCAATGATGTACAAATAATTAAGGTTAACTATATGTTttttaatggttaattaatagttaactgaatttgtatgaatttttatataaaatatgaatatatattgataattactttttttaattacaattaactaatatgtgactaatagttaactaattgtGCCTATTTAATGAGTAATAgcatactattagttaactgcatgttaatttcatattaactttattttttcaacctaatgttaagttattaagaacaaattgatatttttaatgattcatagtatactattagttaactgaaaaGTAAAACCAATGTCTACATAAAGATCTTCCTTCCATACTCCGTCATATCAGAACTTTCAATGTTGTCATTCttgcatttataaaataaaaaatttgttaattttcatattagttagccattaggtaactattagtaaaattttattatttaaaaaaaaatcaaatcgtttttttgttgaaaaaataattacagctagttttaaaaaaattgttatttgttttttaagaatCATGTATTTGAATAATCATGTATTTGCCATTATATATGGGAattacatttgaatttcttgttttgctggattttttttatttctcaaatgcttgttgttttcatttttttaatcattttatttttttggtttcccttttgccgtttatggcatataattcaaattatcagttgctataattaaagattattaaagatttttgaatattaattgctatatatttatgctttgagattttgtaggagattttgattcttataaccacttccttccttttttatagttgacagtaatcctcaaatatcataaagttatttgtgcaatttaaaaacttaaaaagtatgtcatcaacttttttttggtcaacaataaaaatctaattaagtaTAGCCATGTAGGGTACTTATTTAAAGAAGCCTAATCTATTTAACTGAAGAGTATGGCTCAAGAAGCTTGAAAATTTAGGCTAAAGCTGGACTCGAAAGCTAATAATACTCCACAATTGAtaggttaatttttattttaagcgTTTTAAATTATCTGCTTActatatttatatcttttaagTATTATTTAGAgggttaatttttgattttttagccCGAAAATCATATTCGGTTTTAATATAggaaatttgtaaaaatttca
This window contains:
- the LOC126687875 gene encoding uncharacterized protein LOC126687875; protein product: MATLNLSFVIWCDGRMVSSPAGVEYQGGRRADMPIIDRMNFEELRNICIRAVATDSEVEITKIYFRLPKIESGRIVSYSLYSVENNEHIFGILRETMRYRGLDTLEFYVEYRAVVCHDVSVDQLVLSESSGSEIGSDEDEDDEEDFFGCEEEAEEQEDCNDHDSGEDTVYQSQLPEGFNHVNLDDFDVAPESDENLMWNPGMEFQVGMIFPNRASVQACATAYSVENGREHKSRRTTNYTVVFACRYNPICKWWLRATLLQATHTWTCTKYIGPHTCNELVPNANHRNFGAREIAKYVRREVMEQRDIRVNTLIAGIWDEHRVRPPYKRMWYAKEKAIASVYGDWHESFGCINDIMHNMVHVNPGSFWHAEGDDVYINGMLQPNIRTFVRMFWTFFPMVAGFQFCKPVLFVDGTHLYGRYKMTMLIASAIDGNSHIMPIAFAIVESESTESYEYFLGHLREQVILGRKVSIISDRHAGILAVLRRPEWADVPHKFCIRHLASNFNTHFRDKSLKKLMEKAGRAYQKKKYKRYMEVMRIKSPEGYAWLTDEHRPKEKWSRAHDHRGQRHNVMTTNYAESVNATLRNIRGLPISSMLETLIKKLVDMFVRRRMTWGQALIWD